The genomic segment GATTGCTATACTATATGATCAGTGCTAGTTTCTTCCTCGTCTTGTTTTCTCTGCAAAATGGTTTGTATCAATCAACATGCTATCAATTAGTCAGAAAAGGATCATGTAATGAATGGGCATTGAAGTGCCATTTCAGTATTGCAATAACTTAGTTTTAAGCATGGTTGTCAggaaagctattttttttaagcaatcATCCTCATTACGTTGTCTTTTCTTACAATAGGAGCAAATTATTCCATCCTTTTCAGTTGATCCATTAACAGACGCCTTAGATATCATGGCAACAGCAGGATCTACAAGGGCGCCAGATGGAGAAGAACCACCCAACATTATGATTTGACTTTGAGTTTCATCAAGTCCTCGTAGGGGTTTAGTCTGTAGGAAATCACTATGAACCTTATCAAAGACATCATCTAAACCTGCAAGAAAATCATAGATGCGATCTTTCATGATCTCCTCTTGACGGATTTTGATATCTTGAGCACACACCGTTTTAATTGGACGTCGTTGATCAAGCTCCTGCCAAAGAAGTTTCAATTCAGCGAAGTATATTGGAGTCAGTCTACCTCATTGTTTAATATTAGTTGCTTGACAACGCAATTCATAGATTCGGGCCTcatcaaatacatcaaaaaacatTTCCTTATGAAATCTGTGGCgaaaaattcaatcaattatGGAGAATATTTGTGGTCTATATACAAGGGACAAGCGTAAACTCTAAATTAGTGGtgtgaaaatttaattaaaaaatgaactaCGTCAACATATCAATTAGTCAGACATTTCCTTATGGAGTCAACAAAATGTTTTACTTCAGAGGAATACATTTCCTCTAAAATGTCTTCTGTCAACCAACTATACATGCCATCTTCCTTTGAAGAGCTTGTAGGTAAACTGATCAGTACAAGTTTAAAAGAATTCCTGCAAGAAGAACATATGCTActctttaaaagagaaaaagaaaagaaatacatgGGCTGTTCTTAAGCTGGCCCCTGTCAAACATAAAGAGAGCATAAAGCAAATTCAACATTCTttccaaacaacaaaaaagatgaaTGCATACATCTCACTTGCTTGTCTGCGGAGCAAAGTGTTTTTGCAACTTGTAGAACCAATTAAATAGATTTCTATTTGAACATAATTGTAGAACTAATAATAGAAAACTTCGGATTTAACAAAGCTGCCTTCTGAATTCTAGTTTTCTGCAGCCTACATCTAACAATCTGACCTATCCACATGATGAGATCATTAGGAGAGATTCCCCTCTCCCCATGTTCTCTTAATTAGTTCCTCTGCATGCATCCAGATGCCATGATAGAAGCATACATTCTATATTCTTAAACCATCACCCAAGCATAGAAAGCATACACTGTTTATTTCAACAATGAAGCTAAATCAGTAAGGGTATGCAACTGAACAGGTAAGTAATGCTTTCTGATAGGACTTTCCAAGAAGCAGGAAATACAATTAGTTAGTTTCGGTTCAATCTTTCCTGTCCCTTCCGCGTGATTTTACTTCTATTTTGACAAATTGCTTGCAGTTCGATTATGTACTAACTACGTTGCagagaaaaaataacaagacaTAGAAGAAACTAACATCAGGATGCTATCTTAAACATCAAGCATGGCCTCTATAGAACAATGGCATGCAAACCTGCTTAAGACAACTGAAAAAAATGACTGTAGGCGTTTTATGAACAGAATTGtttgaacaagaaatatattgcacaagaaaaaatgatttcacAATATTACGCAGATGTCAGAGTAATTCATCTCAACTTAGTTTTTAGGATTTTCAGTTTCAGAGAAAGTGACATTCATAGATGACAATCCAACAGTATCAGGACTGTTGAGCTGCTCAAGCTGCTTCTTACCACGGCGAAGCAAGTACTCAATGTAGATGAAATTCTTGCGATCTACTTGTTTGGAGTTGCAGCGGAACTCAGCTGAAACAAAGGATTCAATCTGCCGTCGATCTTCAGGGGGCTTTGAACAAGCTGCTCGTAAGAAGCCCCGGTACAGACTAAGCACTTGCTTCTGCATTCCAGAGAGTCTTGTTCTTCCTCCTGTTGATGGTCCCATTGCATAATTTCAATGCACTTCACTGATCAGATTTTGGTCTTCTAAAGCACTAATCAACAAGGAGAACAACATCAGTCGGTTATGTTCGTATTggcattttatcaaacaccATATGGCCATTCGGAGCAGGAAGCAAAAATACTAACGTGGTGAAGAAAAAGAATTGCAGAAGCAATCTTAGACCAGATCAATGAACTGGGTCCTTGTCCTTTTTACCAAGGAGCTTGGAAAGCACCTGTGAACACGTATTGTAAGAGAATGATGGCCTCTCGTTTTGATCAAGCGTACAGAGAATTCTTATAGAGAGGGATGATTTCTTCGCGTAATTCAACCGAGAAAGAAGTGAAAACCAATCATCGGAATTAGATGAATCCGAAACAAATTCCAAACCATTGATAATGGATCAAGAGTATAGGAAAGGAAGAACAAATTAAGCGAGGTTGGTGACTTTTTGGTTATGGATTCAGCTAGAGAGGGGGGGATAATAAGTTTTGGGCAAACCTCGAATGAGTTCCCTAACTATAAATTTATTCTCAATGTAGTCTACAAACTATTGGAGTTTTTTAAATGGATCCCCAATGCATCGTACATTTCTGAATGGGCTTTGAACCTGTACTGATACACGTTTTGGGTTACAAATTGAATGGACTTACCTAtagatccaaaaatatttttttttaacagggattttttaaaaaaattaaaatgataatttttcgTTCTAAATCAatctgattttttaattgagacaATTGTGTTAAGGGTTGATAtgtcatattttaaaatctagtGGGGCTAAATTCTAGATTGATGGTTAACcaagttaacccatcaaactgagtttaataacaatacaaaaattatcaaactttttatatatatataaaaaaagtaaattatttttattttaaaacatatg from the Populus nigra chromosome 1, ddPopNigr1.1, whole genome shotgun sequence genome contains:
- the LOC133679650 gene encoding succinate dehydrogenase assembly factor 1, mitochondrial-like; this encodes MGPSTGGRTRLSGMQKQVLSLYRGFLRAACSKPPEDRRQIESFVSAEFRCNSKQVDRKNFIYIEYLLRRGKKQLEQLNSPDTVGLSSMNVTFSETENPKN